AATTTGTCTTTACACAGAGAATAGCTACATAGTGCGAGAGGGAGATCCGGTAGATGAGATGCTGTTTATAATGCGCGGAGACTTGCTAACTGTGACTACAAATGGTGGAAGAAGGGGCTTCTTTAACTCTAGTAACCTCAAGGCAGGTGACTTTTGTGGAGATGAGCTACTCACATGGGCTTTGGATCCAAACCTGTCTTCGACTCTCCCCCTCTCAACGACAACTGTGAGAGTGATTACAGATGTCGAAGCGTTTTCACTTAAAGCTAATGACCTCAAGATTGTAGCCTACCAGTTCAGGAGACTACACAGCAAGCGCTTCCAGCATACGTTTCGGTAATCTTTCTTTACTTAACTTATCATATTTATATACAATCTAAGAGAATGTTAAACTTGTCAGGTACTACTCGCAACATTGGAGGACATGGGGAGCTTGTTTTATACAGGCTGCTTGGCGTAGACATCGTGGGAGGCAGAAGTCCAGGATGCAGTAGCACACACTGCCACCGGTACCTCCCCATGTCTTGGTGCAGCCATCTATGCCTCCAGGTTTACTGCCAATATATTACACAACTTGAGGAGGACCAACCATTCACTTACTCCTAAATTATTGCCACTGCCACTCAAGCCAGTGGATCCCGATTTTAGCAGGTAGTCTTTTTGAGTCTGTACATTCAGCAAGGCCGGTGCTTTTATATTTTGGGTCTGTCAATATAGAAGGACAATTATACGCTATCGATCTATTGGATTTTATTAGTCGTggcaaaataataaaaataataataataataataatatataataaatattaataataataataaattttaataataataataataataaaaataataataataaataataataaaaaataatagttaaataataataataataataataataataataataataataacaatttttttaataataacaataaaaaaataataaaaataataataataaataataaaaaaaagaattaGTGGtggcaaaataataataataataataatatataataaataataataataaataataataataataataataataataataataataataataataataataaattgtaataataataaaaaataataataaaaatagtaataataataaaaaataataataaaaatagtaataataaataataataaaaaaatagttaaaaataataatgataaatgataataataataataattttttttaataataataataataataataataaaataataaaataataaaaataataatagtaataataggaataataattataataaaaggTATATTGTAATGACTGTTTTGTTAAAACACTTAATGAATGCCACCCTTAACGAATGCCACCCTCAATACGATTCTAAATTAATGAATGCCACCCTCAATACCATTctaaattgtaataataataaaaaataataataaaaatagtaataataaataataataaaaaaaatagttaaaagtaataatgataaataataataataataataataataataataataataaatttttttaataataataataataataataaatttttttaataataataataataaaataataatagtaataataggaAAATAAGAAAGTCTTGGGGTTAAATTGAAAAGTTGGAAAACTTTAGGTTAAAACTAAAAATGTCAAAAGGTTTAAAATGAGAAAcataaaaacctttgggttaaaacttaaaaaaaacaactttttttttgaaaaacactcAATACACATCTTACAACCATCAAAGCAACAAAAATTTGGAAATTTATAGTTTGGAAATAGATACCTCATCACAAGCTGCTCcatgtttttttattgttttctgcTCATCATCCAAATTAGCAAGTCCCATTTCCTGAAATAAGAAATCAATGAAAATTGATGATCATGAACATATCAAGAGTTATAAGTTTATATTAACGGTATTAACCTGATTACATGCAGGTCCATTATGAAACAACGTTTTCTGCTGCTCATCATCCAGAATGGTAAGTTtcatttcctaaaataaaaaatcAATCAAAATTGTTGATGATAGAAATATCTAAGTTTATATTAAGAgtatcaaataaaaataaaaacctgaTAACATTCTGGTCCACTTTTTTTGAACGGATTCTGATCCGCATCAGTCAAATTCTTGACGGTGATCtcctaaaacaacaaaatcaataCAAAAGTTTAGTGTATGTATAGTGACAGTAGCAGGTTTGTAAACAAATGGTTTTACTAACCTTTGCTGTAGTGGCCGATAAAGATGGTAAGGGAGATTGATTTTCATTGGTAGAACACTTTTGGTCGCCTAGTTCGAGTTCAGTTATGCTTTGCTTCATTTTTTTTGCTGAAATGCTTGATCGAATATGTTTGAACTTGTTACAGGCAGGTGCATTATATAGCACAAGATCATGGGCCTAAATTTCTGGAGGAAACTTGCAAGAGGAGTGGAGATCATGGGCCTAAATTTCTGGAACAAAAccacctgcagaaaactgcaaataACCTCCATTAGAGTGGTTATTTTTGGGAGTTTAAAGggctgagatttaatctcagcatGATCCGACGGTCAAGATGGATTTCAAAGTTAACTCccacttaatgggttccatatatatatataatatgaagaaaaagaaatcaaAGATGATACGAAGACGGTTACATTTATTTAGAAGTGTAGATAATCACGTTAAAAGTAAACGGTCATAACACTCGTTGAGTTACATTCATGGTTCGTTTGAAAACTGAATATTGGAGATAATAAAAGGCACACGTGACACGACAAAACAACATAAACTAAAACCGCACAAACATCGACCAAGGGATTAATTATCATTCATGCATTCCACTTCACCCCAACCTTGTTCCTAGTAATCCCATAAATTCCCTCCACCGGAATAATAATACGACCCATCTTCCGGTGGTGGACTCGAATTCATCCTCGGCGGGCTAAGTAACATTCCCTGCGCCATCTCCGACAACAAATTCGGCATATCAAACAATGTATCATCGTCCACAAACCCTCGAGGACCATCTATATCGTTCACGCTCATGCTTCCGCCTCCAGTTTTATAAACAGGCGCTTTAGAGGCTGCGGCTCTAGCAGCCGCAGCACGGATATCATCAGCCGTGGGACACACGGGAAGTGTGTTGGAAATAACGGATTCGGGGAAATTTAAAGTCGCATATGTACCTTTGAGTGCCAATGCGGCCACATCATAGGCTGCAGCCGCCATCTCGGGTGTTGGATATGTACCAAGCCATATACGAGTAGACTTGTTTGGTTCGCGAATTTCGGAAACCCATTTTCCAGCTCGCAAACGGATGCCGTGGTATGTAGGATGGCGGCTGGATGAACCACCAGCTGCGCTGGGTTCGGAGCTGTGGCGGCGACGGTTAGACATGTACTGTTTTGACTGTTGTGATTTGGATAAGATAGAGGAAGCTAGGGGTGGTTAATATAGATGAAAAAGAGTTTGTTGGTGATCCTGCATTAACTGGAAACATTAGCGATAACATAATTAAACGCGGGAAATTCGTGGGAGTCAAGTGTGGTTGTATTTGGGGGGAATAGAAGGATTTGAAAAAGAGAGTTGCTTAAAAAACAATTGTGTCTGTCTTTCATTTTATTTTACATCATTCCAAAACAAGTATATTACGAAAATACTAATTTGGGTATGATGAACCTTTTTTAAAAGAGGTAACACACATGATATAGATATACCTTTAAATTATATCAATGTTTGTTATGAGTGTAGTACTTTCAACCAGATCGAAGAAAGCCTTTACCATACACCTAGTCCTCTATTATAATCTATATataaaaactttttttataaaGGAAAATTAGCTTCTAATAATTTCTAGTAAACGTCATTAACCATTGACAGTCTCATTTTTTTATTCTCACTGGCAGTCCTATTTTTCAACTATTTTTCCTTCACCGGtcctcatttaaaaaaaataacggagttaagtttttttccgaattacaaattgatgttttagggtttttaattagaacgaggatacgagtctattgatgtaaaacttacctcgaaacggtgctccaaacgacttgatttttgttaattgaaaGTTTAAACACCAGAATTGAAGCACCATTTTCGTCGTTTAGAGCACCGTTTCGGGGTAAGTTTTACAttaatcgactcgtatcctcattCTGATCAAAAACCTTAAGACAGCAGTTTTTAATTCAAAAAACTTAACTTCCAAAAACTTAACCTCGTTAAGTTTTTTTAGTTGAGGACCAATGGAGGAAAAATAGTTGAAATGTGGGACTGAAAGTGTGAATAAAAAAGTGGGACTCTCAATGACCGATGACGTGTGCTAGAGATTATTATAGGCCAATATCCGTATTACAAAACACTTTTTAGGTAAATATTATACCGCATGTGTATAAGgagtttttttttaacatataaatCACTTCTAAGTCCATATTCAAAGATGTTAACCTAGCCCTTTGTTATAGATGAATTATTACCATATATCAAATCAATACGAGAGGATTTGCATTAAAAACTATTTCACATATAATAATTTTCTTTGTCAATTATTTTTTAGGTAAATATCATACCGTGTGTGTATATAGAGTTATTTGTAATCATATAAATCACTTCTCTTCTATAACTTATTAAATCTATAAATCACTTTTCATGTGTCAAAGGTGTTgtattttattatgttatttatcTTATTCTTTTATTACTTCTTCAATATATAAAGATTAGCATGAAACATAGTTCTAGTCATTGGGGTGTGAGCAAATATACTAATTATAAAACAGGTTTGATAATGAACTGAATAATCAATATCAATCTAATAATATTTATTCTATACATTTTACTTTTTGGTTTATAGTCTTCTGTTCTTCTAAAAGTATTGTAGAAATTAAttctttaaaaaaacaaaattaatgtTATTAATCTGCTTGGAGTGTGGACTTGCGGATTATAGCTGTCGGGCCTACTGGGTTTGTAAAAGGGGACGCATCAATTGGAGTAATATTGTAATAATACCAGATTTACCCGTTTCTTACCCGTTTTCTGTGTTCGATTACAATTTAAGCATTTAACACAGTAAGTTACAAAATGGTCCTTCATCTATTTTTCAATTTGCACTTTTAGTTCACTGCAGCAGGTatcatttattttaattttagttCTACCAAAAGTTACTTAGACCATGGTTTTAGGTCCATTTTAGTTGTAACTTTGTTTACAATTAGAGAAGCGCATCCCTACTTCCGTAATTGTTCTTAAACGTCGAGTAAAGAATAAATAAGAAAAGTAAATAAATAAGAGAagtaacaagttatcatagagtAACAAGTGTCTAACAAAAAAATCAAGAGAAAAAAAATCAATATGCACATGTTTCTCACATGCTAAAACACATGCACATGCAAATTACATGTTATCCCCCCCACCCCCCATATTTTTAAACGAtcgtaacttttttatacgtcatTTGTTTTTTAATACATACCATAAAATTGAGCGTTGAGTACCTTATTGTTATACTTttcaaaaaatttgaaaactcagTTGCGTAAAATATAACAGacataacgtaaaacacaataattattaaaacaaaaaacacaatggataacagactaaaacacaataagcaacaaactaaaacacaattaacaacaaactaaaacacaatggacataaTACTAAAACACCATGGGCAACAGAACAAAAAACACAATGGATAACAAACTAAATCACAATGGATAGAAGACTAAACACAATGACCGTAACCAATAGCATAATGTATAGAAACCCAACCAGTTGAAAAACGCAATAATCAGAGCCACTAATACAATGTATAGAAAACTCAAATATAACACCACCTTGATTGTGTCATACATTGTGTCATAGGTTTTGATAAACATAACGGGCATAACCCAAAGTgaattgtgttataggttctgatAATAACATAATGTATAGAAACCCTTGTAAAAACGTAATGACCAAAATCTAGTTAAAAACACAATAACTAGAACTTTTAACACAATACATAGAAATCTGATAATAACATGATGTATAGAAACCCTTGTAAAAACGTAATGACCAAAATCTAGTTAAAAACACAATAACTAGAACTTTTAACACAATACATAGAAAACATATATTCATTGTGTCATACATTGTGTAATAAGTTCTAATAATAAAAAACAATgaacaaaaacctaaaataacATTGTGTTAGAGGTTTTGACACTAACAAAATGTATATAAACACTAGTAAAAAATGTAATGACCAAAATACAATTGTAAAACACAATAACTATAGCATTTAACACAATGCATAGAAAACCTaataaaaatgtatttttttattttagttttatatGACAATATCATACTCATATTAAATATAGAAAACGTTCATTATTATGGTGATATGTTTATAACATCGTGTAAAAAATTTATGAACGTTTTAAAATGATGACGGAATTGTGTCTTACATTATTATGGTGATATTTTTATAACATCGTGTAAAAAAATTATGAACGTTTTAAAATGACGAGGAGAGAGAAAGTCAACAAATGTAGGATATTCGTTTTATGCCTTTCCACTAATTTTTTTCTCCAAGACTTATCTCAAACCTCTAAATCTAAGATAAATTAACCAAAATCCTTTTTATCCTTCTTATTTATTTAGCAATTTATTTTTTATCTTAACCCTTAGTGTAAGTTTATGAGAGTATTATTTTcaaacaacaacaataaataaataactaataatatataataataataataataataataataataataataataataataataataataataaatcatgTTATCTCATCTATGAGTTCTTGaaaatattttaaacttttaTCAGGAAATAATAAAATTTGTATACAATACAATCTACCCTACTTTACCTATTAAATGAATACAAAGTTTGCCACATGTCATCATCATATTTAACTTTTTTCTCCGCTAAAATATCTCCGTTACAGTAAATCAATAATTTTTTATAAAGTAGGAAAGAGTAACTTAATCATATTTTTGTATTATTAATTTCTTTTTTTAATCAAActgtgacacaaaaaaaaaattcatcattaattatgaaaatattttatttgtcataTATAAACCGTTTTATTACTTAAATCCGCATAATAAATACTAGTAAGAATAACAAATCTAATTTATGACAGACCAATaagtatattttaatttattttaaataaaaaatgtatttaaaagttacacaataataaaaataatttagttaTATACATTATACTATGTAATGTAATACGTAATTTCAATCATAtgaaaaaatacatatttatttatatattatatataacatatttttcaatacaaaccgtgtaatacacgagggaTTATGGTATTTCAATGTTACGTATTAACGTAGGTTGTTTTTTTGTGATAAATTCAGATTATTGTGTGAACTGATAGTAATAAAAATACATCAGTTATTTGAATTTTTTACAGATTGTATAATTATATGGTTTCTATTTTTCTATTATACAACTCTATGGGATACATGTTGGGTGTCGAATCCaacatatataaataataaagaaaCCTACTAGTATATGAGTGAAAGTAGGGTACGTGTCCTCGAAAAACGATTTCAATTGCAGATATGATTGTTTTAGAGGGGGTAGATAGTTAgagattaaaaattaaaaaaaaacaaaattaacaaTTAAGACTATTAAATCGCCGGAAAATTCATATTAAAAACTAATTCAACACTAGGGCAATTTCTTGATTCGATTCGGCTTACGATCATTAACGATCACAGTGCAATGATCCTTCTAATTAATAGTTTGTAACAATACTAAACGTCACGCCAATCCGCCATCCACTCAATCTAGTGTCTAGCCAAACGCAATTCGTAGATTAGAGCCAACTCGCTACCTTAAGCTCACGTCGTTCCAATCTTAGTGGGTAGGTTGTGTGGTAGAAGTACCGATTATAATTAAAAACACACATCATTCTGTATATTTAAGC
Above is a window of Helianthus annuus cultivar XRQ/B chromosome 14, HanXRQr2.0-SUNRISE, whole genome shotgun sequence DNA encoding:
- the LOC110906306 gene encoding ethylene-responsive transcription factor ERF025, producing MSNRRRHSSEPSAAGGSSSRHPTYHGIRLRAGKWVSEIREPNKSTRIWLGTYPTPEMAAAAYDVAALALKGTYATLNFPESVISNTLPVCPTADDIRAAAARAAASKAPVYKTGGGSMSVNDIDGPRGFVDDDTLFDMPNLLSEMAQGMLLSPPRMNSSPPPEDGSYYYSGGGNLWDY